The segment CTAGCATTTGGCGGGCAGCGCTGTTCAGTTGGGAAACGGAGTAAATGTTTTCAGACATTATTCAATCAACACCCAACCGTCATCTAGCCAGTTACAAATCGAATCAAGTAATAATTCCATTGTACTTTCAGGATCTTCCGTATCATTCACTAAATTATTTAAGAATGCCCAATCTAGCGCTTCACCATCAGAAAGGCGTTTCAACACTTCCGCTTCAATAACATTCACTTCATCCAACCATTCGCCATTCGCATAAATGCGGAGCGGATTTTCGGTGTAAAGTAATTTGCAGTTATTGTCCTGCATTAATACACCTTGTTCCTCTTCTAAAATTGACCGCACTTCGTCAGGATCGGACATTTCATCGGATACCAACATTTCATAACGACGTGAACTCACTGTGCCTGCTACTGCTTGTTTGAACAAGGCATCAAAGGCTTCTGACTCTGCCAATTTCGCTAAGAATTGCTTTTTCATTGCTTGAATATTTTCATCCGCCAATTTGCCCGTACTTTGCTCTGATTGCGTTAAGCGTAACGGTAATTGGAATTCGCTTAAATTCAATTCAGGATCTTGATGACAAAACGCTTTGTTCACGTTATCGAAAATGTCTGCTAAATTCGGGTAACGCAAACCAAAAGAAAAGGTCAAACAATCATCTTCTGCCACACCGTAATGCGACATACGAGCCGGAATATAAAGAATATCGCCTGGGTTCATCACTTCATCAATCACTAATTCGCCCATATCATCAAAAATACGAATCGGCTGATTCGGTTTGAATTCTGTAGAAGAATCACACCATTTGCCTAACTGCCAACGACGATGACCATAGCCTTGTACCAAGAATACATCATATTCGTCATAATGCTTACCTACAGAACCACCTTTAGGTGCATAGGACACCATAATATCGTCGCGTTGCCATTGTGGGATAAAGCCAAATTTATTCCAAAGCTGACCGAGTTCTGTGCTCCATTGTTCTAAATTTTGGACGAGCACCGACCATTTCTCGGGTACATCTGCAAAATCTTCTTCAGATAACGGACTGAAAAACACTTTCCAATTATCCTCTGAAAAGGTTTTTACTAAGCGAGCCGTCACTTCTTCGCCTTGTGCTAATTCGATAATATCCTCAGGCTCGAATTGTCCAACAATTTCAGGCAAACCATTACGAATAATCAATGGCTTTTTCTGCCAATAATCACGCAGGAAAATTTCAGGGGTAATGCCATCTGGCAGACAATATTGGTTGGAAAGTGCGGTCATTTTTTACTCCTTTTCCTGTTTTTCTTGTTGGGCTTTTTCTTGTGCTGCTTTGGCTTGCTCTGCTGCACGTTTACGACGAATTTCTTTAGGATCGGCTAATAATGGACGGTAAATTTCAATACGATCACCATCTTTTAATTGATCCGTTAATTTGGCTGGACGGGAATAAATCCCGACTTTATTCTCGCGCAAATCGATCTCGGTAAACTGTTGTAAAATGCCTGATTGTAAAATAGCCGTTTGGATCATCGTGCCTTCATCCACTTTGAAGGACTTCAAATAATAACGATCCGGCAAGGCATAGGCGATTTCAATATTAATTTGGTTCATGTCTTATTCTGTCTTGATGAGTTTTCCGTTATTATAGCGGAAAAGTGCGGTCAATATTAACGATAAAATCAGGAGTTCATCATGAATTGGGTATTTTTTGCCATTGGTTCAGCCTTTTTCGCTGGGCTTACCGCTATTTTAGGAAAATTAGGGGTTGAAGGCATTAACAGCAATCTTGCGACCTTTATCCGCACAATTGTGGTGTTACTCGTTACAGCGGGTATCATTAGCGCACGTAACGAATGGCAACTGCCACAACATATTGCAGCAAAACCGTTTACCTTTTTAATTCTTTCTGGTGTTGCCACGGGTCTATCTTGGCTTTGCTATTATCGCGCATTGCAAATGGCACCCGCCTCTTGGGTTGCGCCCATTGATAAACTCAGTGTCGTGATTGCCATTATTTTAGGTGTGGTATTGTTAGGCGAACCTTTAAGTATGAAATTAGTTATGGGAAGTCTATTAATTCTCTCAGGCGTTTTAGTCTTAGCCTTATAGATTGAGAAATTAGCCCTTTTTCGCTACAATACGCCACTATTTTTATTCAAGCAGAAAACTATGTCTGAAATTAAACTCATCGTGGGGCTGGGAAACCCTGGCGATAAATATGCGGAAACCCGCCACAATGCAGGTGAATGGCTGATTGAGCGTTTGGCTCGTCGCTTTAATGTTTCGCTTAATGCAGAAAATAAATTCTTCGGTTATGTAGGAAAAACACTGATTAACGGCAAAGAAGTCCGTTTTTTAGTGCCAACGACGTTTATGAATTTAAGTGGAAAAGCGGTAGGCGCACTTGCTAATTTTTATCGCATTAAACCAGAAGAAATTTTAGTGCTACACGATGAATTAGATTTACCGCCGGGCACCGTAAAATTAAAACAAGGTGGCGGACATGGCGGTCACAATGGTTTAAAAGATATCGTAGCTCAGCTTGGTAACAGCAATAATTTCTATCGTTTACGCATTGGCATTGGCCATCCTGGACACCGTGATTTAGTTTCAGGTTTTGTGCTTAACAAACCCGCGCCAGCAGAAAGAGAAGTACTCGATAAAGCGTTAGACGAAGCCACCGATTGCATTGAATTGCTTTTCAAAGAAGGTATGGTGAAAGCCACCAATCGCTTAAACAGTTTTAAAATTTAACTCAAAAGTGCGGTGAAAAAACACCATAAATTTTAACCGCACTTACGCTCACAATAAGGAAAACATCATGGGATTTAAATGTGGTATCGTTGGTTTGCCAAATGTCGGTAAATCTACCCTTTTTAATGCATTAACCAAAGCCGGTATCGAAGCGGCAAACTATCCGTTCTGTACAATCGAACCAAATACTGGGGTGGTACCAATGCCGGATCCGCGTTTAGATGCGTTAGCGGAAATTGTTAAACCTGAACGAGTTTTGCCAACCACTATGGAGTTTGTGGATATCGCTGGTTTGGTTGCGGGTGCAAGTAAAGGTGAAGGCTTAGGGAATAAATTCCTAGCTAATATCCGTGAAACGGATGCAATTGGTCATGTTGTTCGTTGTTTTGAAAATGATGACATCGTGCACGTTGCAGGTAAGATCGATCCATTAAGTGATATCGAAACCATCAATACCGAATTAGCACTAGCTGACTTAGACAGCTGCGAACGTGCAATCCAACGTTTACAAAAACGTGCAAAAGGTGGCGATAAAGACGCAAAATTTGAGCTATCTGTGATGGAAAAAATCCTTCCTGTACTTTCTGAAGCGGGCATGATTCGTTCTGTTGCGTTAGATAAAGATGAGTTATTAGCAATTAAAAGCTATAACTTCCTCACATTAAAACCAACCATGTACATTGCTAACGTGAATGAAGACGGTTTTGAAAATAACCCTTATTTAGACAAAGTACGTGAGTTTGCAAAAAAAGAAGGCTCTGTTGTGGTGCCTGTATGTGCGGCGATTGAAGCTGAAATTGCAGAGCTTGATGACGATGAAAAAATCGAATTCTTACAAGATCTTGGCATTGAAGAACCTGGCTTAAACCGTGTAATTCGTGCAGGTTATGCTTTATTAAATCTTCAAACCTACTTCACTGCGGGAGTGAAAGAAGTGCGCGCATGGACGGTTTCTGTTGGTGCAACCGCCCCTAAAGCAGCAGCCGTAATTCACACTGACTTTGAAAAAGGCTTCATCCGTGCAGAAGTGATTGCTTACGATGACTTCATCCAATTCAAAGGTGAAAACGGAGCAAAAGAAGCAGGTAAATGGCGCTTAGAAGGTAAAGACTACATCGTTCAAGATGGTGATGTCATGCACTTCCGCTTTAACGTATAAAAACGCTTCAGACCGCATAACTATGCGGTCTTTTTGTATTTATAAAAGGAAAAAACAATGTCAGATAAATTAAATCAGCTCATCGAATTGTTAAAATTAGAAAAAATTGATGATCTTATCTTTCGCGGAGCCTGTGAAGACTTAGGTTTCCGTCAAGTGTTTGGCGGTCAAGTAGTCGCTCAATCTCTGTCTGCTGCAATGCAGGTTGCCCCTCCTGAGCGTGTACTCCACTCTTGTCATGCTTACTTTTTAGCGCCTGGCGACAGTCAATACCCGATTATTTATGACGTGGAAACTTTACGTGAAGGACGTAACTTCTCTGCATTACGCGTAAAAGCCATTCAACATAAAAATGTGATTTGTCACGTCACCGCCTCATTTCAAGTACCCGAAGAAGGTTTTAACCATCAATCAGTCATGCCGCAAGTGCCGGGGCCAGAACAATGTATTGATGAGCACGAAATCATGTTAAAAGTGGCGCAAACTTTGCCTGAAAGTTTGAGTGAAAAATTTGCCCAAGAACGACCATTTCAGATTCATAGCCGATATTTGAACAATCCATTTGATGGCCGAGAACTGCCCCCCGAACAATATGCTTGGTTTAAAACCAATGGAGAAGCGCCACTAGATTTGCAGACTCAACAATGTCTCTTGGCCTATTTTTCTGATTTTCACTGTATTTTGACCGCACTTCACCCACATGGGAAAGGCTTTTTACAGAAAGGGATGAAAGTGGCCACGATCGACCACAGTATTTGGTTCCACCGTCCTTTCAATTTAAATAATTGGCATTTACATGCCATTGAAAGTAACAATGCTTTTGCGGGACGTGGTTTAGCGAGAGGGCAAATTTTTGCTGCAGATGGCACACTAATTGCCACCACACAGCAGGAAGGTTTAATTCGTTATCAAGAATAACCGCACTTTAAAATAAGGTGCAGACTACCCTTCGTAACCGATATCTTCGAAAGTTGGGTTTTCTGCGCCTTGTTTGGCTAATTCATCACAAATTTCATTTTCTCGATGTCCTGAATGGCCTTTCACCCACTGCCAGTCAATGTTATGGGTTTGAATCGCCTGATCTAATGCAATCCATAAATCCTGATTTTTTACCGCTTTTCCCGTACTCGCTTTCCAATTGTTTTTCTTCCAAGTGTAAATCCATTGTGTGATACCATTTTTCATATATTGGCTATCGCTATAAAGCGTCACATGGCAAGGTTCTTTTAAGCTATTTAAAGCCTCGATCACTGCTCGTAATTCCATGCGATTATTGGTGGTTTTAAAATACCCTTTTGAAATATGTTTTTCGTGCTGTTTATAGCGCAGGACAATCCCTATTCCCCCAGCGCCTGGATTGCCTAGGCAAGAGCCATCCGTAAAAATTTCAATCTGTTTTTGCATAACTAATTCGAGCTTGTGTAAAATAGACGGTATTTTAAAGGAAACAAATAGGTAGAACAATGATAAATCCGGATCGCCAAATTGTACTGGATACTGAAACCACCGGTATGAACCAAATTGGTGCGCATTACGAAGGACATTGCATTATTGAAATTGGCGCAGTGGAAATGATCAACCGTAAATATACGGGCAATAATTTTCACATTTATATTAAGCCGGATCGTTTGGTTGATCCTGATGCCATTAAAGTTCACGGTATTACGGATGAAATGCTGGCAGATAAACCAGATTTCAAAACGATTGCACAAGACTTTATTGAATACATTCGTGGTGCCGAACTGCTTATTCACAACGCCCCCTTCGACGTAGGCTTTATGGACTATGAATTCCGTAAACTTGGGTTAGATATCAAAACGACCGACATTTGCCTGGTCACCGATACGTTGCAAATGGCGCGCCAAATGTATCCAGGAAAACGGAATAGCTTAGATGCGTTGTGTGATCGTTTAGGCATTGATAACAGCAAACGCACACTCCACGGCGCGTTACTGGATGCGGAGATTTTAGCCGACGTTTATTTGTCCATGACTGGCGGTCAAACCAGCTTATTTGATGAAGAGCATGCAGATAGTTCGATTATCCAAACGACAGCCAATGTTCAAGATCTTCAAAGTGCGGTCAATTTTTCGCAAAATTTAAAAGTGTTACAACCCACTGATGATGAACTCCAAGCTCATTTAGATTTCATTAAATTGGTCAATAAAAAAAGCGATGGCAAATGTTTTTGGTCAATTCGTACGGGAAATGAAACCCCTCATTAATCGGTTATCTATTAATCAGATAAACATAAAAAAAGAAAAAAAAGATTGACGGTTCTAACGTTCATCATTATTATACCCAGCACTTAGCGGAGTGGTAGTTCAGCTGGTTAGAATACCTGCCTGTCACGCAGGGGGTCGCGGGTTCGAGTCCCGTCCATTCCGCCAATTTAAAACTTGTCTTAATATACTCACGGAGTGGTAGTTCAGCTGGTTAGAATACCTGCCTGTCACGCAGGGGGTCGCGGGTTCGAGTCCCGTCCATTCCGCCAATTAAGCCGAGATAATGAAGCACCTGAAGGTGCTTTTTTTATGCCCGAATTTTACCTGCCAGCCAACATTCGCTATAATTAACCAAATTTACACTTTACAGAGATATTTTTTATGACAACTCCTGTCGTTGCCTTAGTGGGTCGCCCAAACGTAGGCAAATCCACCCTATTCAACCGTTTAACCCGTACTCGTGATGCGCTTGTTGCTGACTTCCCTGGTTTAACTCGAGATCGTAAATACGGCCATGCCAATATTTCTGGCTATGATTTTATTGTGATCGATACCGGCGGTATTGATGGCACAGAAGAAGGCGTTGAAGAAAAAATGGCGGAACAATCCTTATTAGCGATTGAAGAAGCCGATGTAGTGCTTTTCTTAGTGGATGCGCGCGCAGGTTTAACGGCAGCAGACATTGGTATTGCCAATTACTTACGCCAACGTACGAATAAAACAACCGTCGTGGTGGCGAATAAAACTGACGGTATTGATGCAGACTCACACTGTGCAGAATTCTATCAATTAGGCTTAGGTAAAATTGAACAAATTGCGGCATCACAAGGTCGTGGCGTGACTCAATTAATGGAGCAAGTACTTGCCCCTTTAGCGGAAAAATTACAAGAAAACGAAGCAGAAAATGACCGCACTTCTGATGAAGAAGAAAAAGATGAATGGGATCACGAATTTGACTTCGATTCAGAGGAAGATACGTCATTAATTGATGACGCATTAGACGAAGAACTTGAAGAAGAACAAGATAAAAATATTAAAATTGCGATTGTAGGCCGTCCAAACGTCGGTAAATCCACATTAACCAATCGTATTTTAGGTGAAGATCGCGTGGTCGTTTACGATATGCCAGGCACAACACGCGATAGTATCTACATTCCGATGGAACGCGATGGGCAACAATACACCTTGATTGATACAGCGGGTGTGCGTAAACGTGGAAAAGTACATTTAGCCGTTGAGAAATTCTCTGTCATCAAAACATTACAAGCGATTCAAGATGCAAACGTGGTGTTACTCACAATTGATGCGCGTGAAAACATTTCAGACCAAGATCTCTCTCTACTTGGCTTTATCTTAAATACAGGACGCTCACTCGTGATCGTCGTGAATAAATGGGACGGCTTAGATCAAGATGTGAAAGATCGCGTCAAATCTGAATTAGATCGCCGTCTTGATTTCATCGACTTTGCCCGTGTGCATTTTATTTCTGCTTTACACGGCAGTGGCGTGGGGAATCTTTTTGATTCGATTAAAGAAGCTTATGCTTGTGCGACACAAAAAATGACGACGTCCCTTCTCACCCGAATCTTACAAATGGCAACGGATGAGCACCAACCACCAATGATTGGCGGTCGTCGTATTAAATTAAAATATGCTCACCCAGGTGGTTATAACCCACCAATTATCGTGGTGCATGGTAACCAAATGGATAAATTACCGGATTCGTACAAACGTTATTTATCTAATTATTATCGTAAGAGTTTGAAAATTATTGGTTCGCCAATTCGCTTGCTATTCCAAGAAGGTTCAAACCCATTCGCGGGTAGAAAAAATAAACTCACACCAAACCAATTACGTAAACGTAAACGCTTAATGAAGTTTATCAAAAAAGCGAAACGCTAATATCAAAAAAGCGAAACGCTAATCTTAACAAACAAAGAGCGGTCAAAAATCACTGTGAATTTTGACCTCTCTTTTTATTATAAAAATAACATCAAAACCACATTAAAAAATAAGCAACATAAAGTTATCGGTTTGTTTTTTTGATGAATTTTAATTTTCAAGTAGTATTATAAAAATATAATTTACATTATTTAAAAGAATGTTTAGACTAAATTTTAATCCATCCAAAGAACAGTCAAATATGAAAAAATGTAACATCATTTTCTTACTTATCCCGCTAATTACGACTTGCGGGGTTAATTCATTTTCAGCATCAGACCGTAACGATACTCAAACGCTTTCTGCACCCAAAGCCTTTGACCCGAAACGCACAGAATATACCTGTGCCACATGGACACCGCCGCCCAACACTGATGTCGAAGCCGAGCAATGGTATCGGGCAGCAACCTTACTCCATGCCAAAAGTTGGCGCAGAACTGTGCAAGAGTTACAGGATATGGTGATTCTGTACGAAGCGGCGGCAGGTCGCGGACATTACCGTGCCATCAACAATCTCTACCTGCTCTACACCGGCACCCAAGGAGCGATGGGGGACTTGTTTGACCAACGTCCCGACTACGCCCGCAAATGGTTGCATTACGGCTTGGAGAAGGATTGGGCGATGGCATACTATTGGCTGTTTGATGCCTTGTATGAAGGCCATGCTGGCTACCCTTACACCCCGGAACTCGGCCTTGCCTACCTGCAGAAGGCTGTGGAATTGGGTGTACCGTTGGCGCAGTATGAATTGGCACGGATTTACGAAAAAAATCTCGACAATTCAAAAACCGCTCAACTGCTGTTTGAGTGCGCTGCCAAGCAGGGGTTTTCAGCGGCAATGAAGGAATTATCTTCGTTTAAAGCCATTGATGGTGATCAGAAAGAATCCTTGCGGTTAATGCACAATGCAGTGCGCTATGGAGGAGAAAGTGGGGGAGAATCGGCTTCACGTTTGAGTCACGTTTATGGTAAAACGAAAGCCTATATGAAGGAATTCGCCTCCACCCTAACTGATCCTGTCCGTGAAACAGCTTACAACGAGTTGTATACAGCACTTACAGGCACAGATACCAAAAGCGGCAACCCCTTCTACACCTTCCCACGCCTAGACGAAGTCCTGCCCCTGCCACCCGCCAAAACCCACTGGAAAGGCATCTACTCTGCGATGAGCAAGGAAGACGCAGCGTTCTACCAAAATCCACCTGACACCGCCGCCCTTGCTGCCGATATTCTCAAACGCGGTATCGTCAAAAAAGAAGACGTATATTGGCCACCGCGCAAGGATTAATCGTTAACAAGCATTAAAAAGGCGGTCAGATTTTAAAAGCAATTTGCTTGAAAATCTGACCGCACTTTTATGTTTAAAATATGACTAAATTATTCGTCTATAACCACTTTGCCAATATAGCCTAAGTTACGATAGCGTTGTGCGTAATCAATACCATAGCCGACAACAAATTCATCCGGAATAGAAAAACCAATCCACTCAACGGGCACTTCCACTTCTCGGCGAGAAGGTTTATCTAATAAGGTACAAATCGCCAAGCTTGCAGGATCACGTAAATTTAAAATGCCACGCACTTTTTCTAGGGTATAACCTGTATCAATAATGTCCTCAACAATTAGCACGTGTTCATTACGAATATCGCCTTCAAGATCTTTCGTAATTTTCACATCGTGATTACTTGTCATTCCGCTACCATAGCTTGAAGTGGTCATAAACTCTACTTCTACCGGTAATTTTAATTCACGCACCAGATCAGCCATGAACATAAATGAACCGCGTAAAAGCCCGACGACAATCAGTTTATCAATGGCTTTTTGTTGATAAAAATGCGTAATTTCCGCGCCAAGTTCAGCTATGCGACTACGGACATCCGCTTCTGAAATCATAATATCAACGTGGTGTTTTTTCATGGTCTTTCCTTTTTAATTTAATCGTTTGCGTATTCTACAATAAAAAAGGCTGAAGTTTAAACCTTCAGCCTTTTAACCCTAACGAATTTACTTTCTACTCTACCTGTTGAAGCAATCTGCAATCGCTACTAAACAGATGTGCGTATAGTAGCAGAAAGAAATCATCTGTCAATAAGAATTATTATCATTTTTATAAATTTTATTAATTCCCTGAGATTTTCATCTTGTTGAGCAAGATTGAACCTGTTTGGATATTGGAACGATGCTCTATATCATCTGATACCGCAATAATATTTTTCAACATATCTTGTAATTGACCTGCAATGGTAATTTCGGCAACCGGATATTGGATCTCGCCATTTTCCACCCAGAAACCGGCTGCGCCACGAGAATAATCCCCGGTCACAATATTGACACCTTGTCCCATGACATCGGTAACCAATAAACCAGTGCTCATTTGACGTAAAAGTGCGGTCAATCCGCCCGTTAAATTTGGTTTCACGAGCCAGTTGTGAATACCGCCTGCATGCCCAGTACTTTGCATGCCCAT is part of the Haemophilus parainfluenzae ATCC 33392 genome and harbors:
- a CDS encoding ribosomal protein uL16 3-hydroxylase, with product MTALSNQYCLPDGITPEIFLRDYWQKKPLIIRNGLPEIVGQFEPEDIIELAQGEEVTARLVKTFSEDNWKVFFSPLSEEDFADVPEKWSVLVQNLEQWSTELGQLWNKFGFIPQWQRDDIMVSYAPKGGSVGKHYDEYDVFLVQGYGHRRWQLGKWCDSSTEFKPNQPIRIFDDMGELVIDEVMNPGDILYIPARMSHYGVAEDDCLTFSFGLRYPNLADIFDNVNKAFCHQDPELNLSEFQLPLRLTQSEQSTGKLADENIQAMKKQFLAKLAESEAFDALFKQAVAGTVSSRRYEMLVSDEMSDPDEVRSILEEEQGVLMQDNNCKLLYTENPLRIYANGEWLDEVNVIEAEVLKRLSDGEALDWAFLNNLVNDTEDPESTMELLLDSICNWLDDGWVLIE
- a CDS encoding RnfH family protein, which encodes MNQINIEIAYALPDRYYLKSFKVDEGTMIQTAILQSGILQQFTEIDLRENKVGIYSRPAKLTDQLKDGDRIEIYRPLLADPKEIRRKRAAEQAKAAQEKAQQEKQEKE
- a CDS encoding EamA family transporter, producing MNWVFFAIGSAFFAGLTAILGKLGVEGINSNLATFIRTIVVLLVTAGIISARNEWQLPQHIAAKPFTFLILSGVATGLSWLCYYRALQMAPASWVAPIDKLSVVIAIILGVVLLGEPLSMKLVMGSLLILSGVLVLAL
- the pth gene encoding aminoacyl-tRNA hydrolase, whose translation is MSEIKLIVGLGNPGDKYAETRHNAGEWLIERLARRFNVSLNAENKFFGYVGKTLINGKEVRFLVPTTFMNLSGKAVGALANFYRIKPEEILVLHDELDLPPGTVKLKQGGGHGGHNGLKDIVAQLGNSNNFYRLRIGIGHPGHRDLVSGFVLNKPAPAEREVLDKALDEATDCIELLFKEGMVKATNRLNSFKI
- the ychF gene encoding redox-regulated ATPase YchF, which codes for MGFKCGIVGLPNVGKSTLFNALTKAGIEAANYPFCTIEPNTGVVPMPDPRLDALAEIVKPERVLPTTMEFVDIAGLVAGASKGEGLGNKFLANIRETDAIGHVVRCFENDDIVHVAGKIDPLSDIETINTELALADLDSCERAIQRLQKRAKGGDKDAKFELSVMEKILPVLSEAGMIRSVALDKDELLAIKSYNFLTLKPTMYIANVNEDGFENNPYLDKVREFAKKEGSVVVPVCAAIEAEIAELDDDEKIEFLQDLGIEEPGLNRVIRAGYALLNLQTYFTAGVKEVRAWTVSVGATAPKAAAVIHTDFEKGFIRAEVIAYDDFIQFKGENGAKEAGKWRLEGKDYIVQDGDVMHFRFNV
- the tesB gene encoding acyl-CoA thioesterase II translates to MSDKLNQLIELLKLEKIDDLIFRGACEDLGFRQVFGGQVVAQSLSAAMQVAPPERVLHSCHAYFLAPGDSQYPIIYDVETLREGRNFSALRVKAIQHKNVICHVTASFQVPEEGFNHQSVMPQVPGPEQCIDEHEIMLKVAQTLPESLSEKFAQERPFQIHSRYLNNPFDGRELPPEQYAWFKTNGEAPLDLQTQQCLLAYFSDFHCILTALHPHGKGFLQKGMKVATIDHSIWFHRPFNLNNWHLHAIESNNAFAGRGLARGQIFAADGTLIATTQQEGLIRYQE
- the rnhA gene encoding ribonuclease HI, producing MQKQIEIFTDGSCLGNPGAGGIGIVLRYKQHEKHISKGYFKTTNNRMELRAVIEALNSLKEPCHVTLYSDSQYMKNGITQWIYTWKKNNWKASTGKAVKNQDLWIALDQAIQTHNIDWQWVKGHSGHRENEICDELAKQGAENPTFEDIGYEG
- the dnaQ gene encoding DNA polymerase III subunit epsilon: MINPDRQIVLDTETTGMNQIGAHYEGHCIIEIGAVEMINRKYTGNNFHIYIKPDRLVDPDAIKVHGITDEMLADKPDFKTIAQDFIEYIRGAELLIHNAPFDVGFMDYEFRKLGLDIKTTDICLVTDTLQMARQMYPGKRNSLDALCDRLGIDNSKRTLHGALLDAEILADVYLSMTGGQTSLFDEEHADSSIIQTTANVQDLQSAVNFSQNLKVLQPTDDELQAHLDFIKLVNKKSDGKCFWSIRTGNETPH
- the der gene encoding ribosome biogenesis GTPase Der; the encoded protein is MTTPVVALVGRPNVGKSTLFNRLTRTRDALVADFPGLTRDRKYGHANISGYDFIVIDTGGIDGTEEGVEEKMAEQSLLAIEEADVVLFLVDARAGLTAADIGIANYLRQRTNKTTVVVANKTDGIDADSHCAEFYQLGLGKIEQIAASQGRGVTQLMEQVLAPLAEKLQENEAENDRTSDEEEKDEWDHEFDFDSEEDTSLIDDALDEELEEEQDKNIKIAIVGRPNVGKSTLTNRILGEDRVVVYDMPGTTRDSIYIPMERDGQQYTLIDTAGVRKRGKVHLAVEKFSVIKTLQAIQDANVVLLTIDARENISDQDLSLLGFILNTGRSLVIVVNKWDGLDQDVKDRVKSELDRRLDFIDFARVHFISALHGSGVGNLFDSIKEAYACATQKMTTSLLTRILQMATDEHQPPMIGGRRIKLKYAHPGGYNPPIIVVHGNQMDKLPDSYKRYLSNYYRKSLKIIGSPIRLLFQEGSNPFAGRKNKLTPNQLRKRKRLMKFIKKAKR
- a CDS encoding tetratricopeptide repeat protein — translated: MKKCNIIFLLIPLITTCGVNSFSASDRNDTQTLSAPKAFDPKRTEYTCATWTPPPNTDVEAEQWYRAATLLHAKSWRRTVQELQDMVILYEAAAGRGHYRAINNLYLLYTGTQGAMGDLFDQRPDYARKWLHYGLEKDWAMAYYWLFDALYEGHAGYPYTPELGLAYLQKAVELGVPLAQYELARIYEKNLDNSKTAQLLFECAAKQGFSAAMKELSSFKAIDGDQKESLRLMHNAVRYGGESGGESASRLSHVYGKTKAYMKEFASTLTDPVRETAYNELYTALTGTDTKSGNPFYTFPRLDEVLPLPPAKTHWKGIYSAMSKEDAAFYQNPPDTAALAADILKRGIVKKEDVYWPPRKD
- the hpt gene encoding hypoxanthine phosphoribosyltransferase → MKKHHVDIMISEADVRSRIAELGAEITHFYQQKAIDKLIVVGLLRGSFMFMADLVRELKLPVEVEFMTTSSYGSGMTSNHDVKITKDLEGDIRNEHVLIVEDIIDTGYTLEKVRGILNLRDPASLAICTLLDKPSRREVEVPVEWIGFSIPDEFVVGYGIDYAQRYRNLGYIGKVVIDE